A window from Corynebacterium singulare encodes these proteins:
- the metK gene encoding methionine adenosyltransferase — MTESASQAVRLFTSESVTEGHPDKICDAISDAILDALLEADPDAHVAVETLVTTGQVHVVGEVRTSGYVEIPQIVRKTLVDIGFTSSDVGFDGHTCGVNVAIGEQSQEIGAGVDASTEVRSGTYEDDDQYGAGDQGLMFGYATNETPEFMPLPISTAHRLSRRLTQVRKEGIVPSLRPDGKTQVTFAYDEDDVPTHLETIVISTQHDPDVTQDWLMEQLRTNVVEWVVSDANLSKYYTEDTELLINPSGSFILGGPMGDAGLTGRKIIVDTYGGMARHGGGAFSGKDPSKVDRSAAYAMRWVAKNIVAAELADRAEVQVAYAIGRAKPVGLYVETFGTAKNGLSDSAIQAAVNKVFDLRPAAIIRDLDLLRPLYSATAAYGHFGRTDVDLPWEDTTRAEELRRAAGL, encoded by the coding sequence GTGACTGAATCAGCTTCTCAGGCAGTACGCCTCTTCACCAGCGAATCCGTGACCGAAGGCCACCCGGATAAAATTTGCGACGCAATCTCGGACGCCATTCTTGACGCCCTTTTGGAGGCCGACCCGGACGCCCACGTCGCCGTGGAGACCTTGGTGACGACTGGCCAGGTCCACGTCGTCGGTGAGGTTCGCACCTCCGGGTACGTGGAGATCCCGCAGATTGTGCGCAAGACCCTCGTTGACATTGGATTTACCTCCTCCGATGTTGGCTTCGATGGCCACACCTGCGGTGTCAACGTGGCCATTGGTGAGCAGTCCCAGGAAATCGGCGCTGGTGTGGACGCATCGACCGAGGTGCGTTCCGGAACCTATGAGGATGATGACCAGTATGGTGCGGGTGACCAGGGCCTCATGTTCGGCTATGCCACCAATGAAACCCCGGAGTTCATGCCGCTGCCTATTTCCACGGCACACCGCCTCTCGCGCCGTCTTACCCAGGTGCGTAAGGAGGGCATCGTGCCCTCCCTGCGCCCCGACGGTAAGACCCAGGTGACCTTCGCCTATGACGAGGACGATGTTCCTACTCACCTGGAGACCATCGTTATCTCCACGCAACATGATCCGGACGTGACGCAGGACTGGCTCATGGAACAGTTGCGCACCAACGTGGTGGAGTGGGTCGTGAGCGATGCCAACCTGAGTAAGTACTACACCGAGGACACGGAGTTACTGATCAACCCGTCCGGATCTTTCATCCTTGGCGGCCCGATGGGTGATGCTGGCCTGACCGGCCGCAAGATTATCGTCGATACTTATGGCGGCATGGCCCGCCATGGTGGTGGCGCGTTCTCCGGCAAGGACCCGAGCAAGGTTGACCGTTCCGCTGCGTACGCCATGCGGTGGGTGGCCAAGAACATCGTGGCAGCCGAGCTTGCTGACCGCGCTGAGGTGCAGGTTGCCTATGCCATTGGCCGTGCAAAGCCAGTGGGCCTCTACGTTGAGACCTTCGGCACGGCAAAGAATGGACTGAGCGACAGTGCCATTCAGGCCGCGGTCAACAAGGTCTTTGATCTTCGTCCTGCCGCCATCATTCGTGATTTGGACTTGCTTCGCCCGCTATACAGCGCAACTGCAGCCTACGGTCACTTCGGCCGTACTGACGTTGATCTCCCTTGGGAGGACACCACCCGTGCCGAGGAACTGCGCCGCGCCGCAGGCCTGTAG
- a CDS encoding primosomal protein N', producing the protein MPKKTPAAHQPVARVLPLLGVAHLDRSFDYLIDEADSEVAQPGVRVRIRFNGRLVDAILLARGSDSEFDGSLRYIDRVISPFAVYTPAMSALVESLAARYGGVRSDIIRTAIPSRHAKAEEADLETPWEELGTTEHPDLSAWSHYVHGESFVDSVLEGKIARAAWQIAPGADWADALAALGTSVALTGGGVLLVVPDQRDLDCLEAAFRQYVSAKQITVLAHSTGPQARYRRYLSALTGQSRIVIGTRSAAFAPVKDLQLAVILNDGDDNLVDNLKPYVHAREVLSTRSAQESCSLILAGHSRTAEAQLLVESGWAHDLLPTEESVAASCPDIVPVGRFGVNLTRHMQGGTTSVSGPAFQATRAALERGEPVLVQVPRKGYAPILACGNCSSPARCRHCNGPLGLPSAGGRDTQSAALPTCRWCGRVDTHYRCSDCGSPRLRAIVLGSERTAEEMGRAFPQTRVIQSGGSKVIDEIAREPALVIATPGAEPRIEEGGRYGAALLVETGALLGRQDLRATEDTLATWAAAATRVKPAQDGGVVIVAADDQLALVGFFARWDMVGAAAAELQARREVRFPPAVHMAAIDGADASLDAFLELSELPEHAELLGPVPLPPGVSLPGDYDRERGGEPQRLLVRTPLGPRAELGTALRKANAVRSARKDVLPLRIAVDPINIG; encoded by the coding sequence ATGCCCAAGAAGACACCCGCCGCCCATCAACCGGTCGCGCGGGTGTTGCCCTTATTAGGGGTTGCACACCTGGATAGATCCTTTGACTACCTCATTGATGAGGCCGATTCGGAGGTTGCGCAGCCGGGTGTTCGGGTGAGGATTAGGTTCAATGGCCGGCTTGTCGACGCCATCCTCCTCGCCCGCGGCAGTGACTCCGAGTTCGATGGATCGCTACGCTACATCGACCGCGTAATCTCACCTTTTGCGGTCTATACGCCGGCCATGTCTGCCCTGGTGGAGTCATTAGCCGCGCGCTATGGCGGAGTTCGCTCCGACATTATCCGCACCGCGATTCCTTCCCGCCATGCCAAGGCAGAAGAAGCAGATCTCGAGACTCCGTGGGAGGAACTTGGTACTACCGAGCATCCTGACTTGTCGGCGTGGTCGCACTATGTTCATGGCGAGTCCTTCGTCGATTCGGTACTGGAAGGCAAGATTGCCCGCGCTGCCTGGCAAATCGCGCCCGGCGCGGACTGGGCCGATGCCCTGGCTGCCTTGGGAACGAGCGTGGCGCTCACTGGCGGGGGAGTGCTCCTCGTCGTACCTGATCAGCGTGATCTTGACTGCTTGGAAGCGGCCTTCCGTCAGTATGTGTCCGCCAAGCAGATCACGGTGTTGGCCCATAGTACTGGCCCTCAGGCGCGTTATCGGCGTTACCTGTCCGCACTAACGGGCCAATCCCGCATCGTTATTGGCACACGTTCGGCCGCATTTGCTCCGGTCAAGGACCTTCAGCTGGCCGTCATCCTTAACGATGGCGACGACAACCTTGTTGACAACCTCAAACCCTATGTCCATGCCCGCGAGGTTCTCAGCACTCGCTCTGCTCAAGAAAGCTGCAGCCTCATTCTCGCCGGGCATTCGCGTACAGCGGAAGCCCAGTTGCTGGTTGAGTCCGGGTGGGCGCACGATCTTCTCCCGACCGAGGAGTCAGTGGCAGCCTCCTGCCCCGACATCGTGCCGGTAGGCCGCTTCGGCGTGAACCTCACTAGGCACATGCAGGGCGGAACGACCTCTGTGTCCGGGCCCGCCTTCCAGGCAACACGCGCTGCTTTGGAGCGTGGCGAACCAGTGCTGGTACAGGTTCCGCGCAAGGGGTATGCGCCGATTCTGGCGTGTGGGAACTGTTCCTCCCCGGCGCGCTGCCGACACTGCAATGGGCCGTTGGGCCTGCCGTCCGCTGGTGGTCGCGACACCCAGTCCGCTGCTTTGCCCACTTGTCGCTGGTGCGGGCGTGTGGATACACATTACCGTTGCTCTGACTGCGGTTCACCGCGGCTTCGAGCCATCGTCTTGGGCTCTGAGCGCACCGCGGAAGAGATGGGCCGTGCCTTCCCGCAGACGCGAGTTATCCAGTCGGGCGGTTCCAAGGTCATCGACGAAATAGCCCGCGAACCCGCGCTCGTCATAGCCACCCCCGGCGCGGAGCCACGCATCGAGGAAGGCGGGCGCTATGGAGCGGCCCTTCTTGTCGAGACCGGAGCGCTCTTGGGCCGACAGGATCTTCGCGCCACGGAAGACACCCTCGCCACATGGGCGGCAGCAGCAACACGCGTCAAGCCCGCACAGGATGGTGGCGTAGTTATCGTTGCCGCCGATGACCAGCTGGCTTTGGTCGGCTTCTTTGCACGTTGGGACATGGTAGGCGCCGCCGCCGCAGAGTTGCAGGCCCGCCGTGAAGTACGTTTCCCGCCAGCTGTTCATATGGCAGCCATCGATGGCGCCGATGCCTCCCTTGATGCCTTTCTTGAGCTCTCTGAGCTTCCAGAACACGCGGAGCTTCTGGGACCTGTACCGCTCCCACCCGGCGTCAGCCTTCCGGGCGACTATGACCGGGAGAGGGGAGGTGAGCCGCAGCGCCTGCTCGTGCGCACACCTTTAGGACCGCGTGCGGAGCTCGGCACAGCCTTGCGAAAGGCTAATGCGGTACGCAGCGCGCGCAAAGATGTGTTGCCCTTGCGTATTGCGGTCGATCCCATCAACATCGGCTAA
- the def gene encoding peptide deformylase, producing MTVRKVRLYGDPVLNTRADEITDFGPSLERLAQDMLETMEDAGGVGLAANQIGLTKRIFVFDCTHYQDGLRGAIVNPEWEAIGEETQLGTEGCLSIPGISQPTERFNTVRVRGVDTAGRPIAMVASGLMARCIQHETDHLDGVLFLQRLSDDLRKESMKTIREADWFNA from the coding sequence ATGACCGTGCGCAAGGTTCGCCTGTATGGCGATCCCGTCCTCAACACCCGTGCCGATGAGATCACCGACTTCGGCCCGTCCTTGGAGCGCCTAGCTCAGGACATGCTTGAGACCATGGAGGATGCCGGTGGAGTCGGGCTGGCGGCCAACCAGATTGGCTTGACCAAGCGTATCTTCGTCTTCGATTGCACCCACTACCAGGATGGTCTGCGCGGCGCCATAGTGAACCCGGAGTGGGAGGCCATTGGGGAGGAGACGCAGTTGGGCACCGAAGGCTGCCTGTCCATCCCAGGTATCTCGCAGCCGACCGAGCGCTTCAACACCGTGCGGGTACGCGGCGTCGATACAGCAGGCCGCCCGATCGCCATGGTGGCGTCTGGGTTGATGGCTCGCTGTATCCAGCACGAAACCGATCACCTCGACGGCGTACTCTTTCTGCAGCGCCTGAGTGATGACCTGCGTAAAGAATCCATGAAGACCATCCGCGAAGCGGATTGGTTTAACGCTTAG
- the fmt gene encoding methionyl-tRNA formyltransferase — translation MRIVFAGTPEPAVVALEKLIASRHEVAAVITRPDARRGRGRSLHPSPVKALAEEHGIEVLTPTTLKAGTEDGDALRARLAELSPEAIPVVAYGNLITEDLLDVPTHGWVNLHFSLLPAWRGAAPVQASIAAGDEETGATTFRIDKGLDTGDILATVEESIQPTDTADDLLTRLAYSGADLLVRTMDGLEDGSITPKPQQGEATYAHKIATEDARIDWAAPADVIDRHIRAHTPGPGAWTLLGESRLKVGPVTAAPQFSEENDSASNALRPGEVRVAKKDVLVGTGSSPVRLGQIQPPGKKMMNAADWGRGLSSKMTQDGKDEVIFS, via the coding sequence GTGCGTATCGTTTTCGCCGGAACCCCTGAACCTGCCGTGGTGGCGCTGGAGAAGCTCATTGCCTCGCGCCACGAGGTGGCTGCCGTTATTACCCGTCCGGATGCCCGCCGTGGACGTGGCCGCAGTCTGCATCCCAGTCCAGTTAAGGCCTTGGCCGAAGAGCACGGCATAGAGGTGCTTACCCCGACCACTCTCAAGGCCGGCACTGAGGACGGCGATGCGCTGCGTGCACGCTTGGCGGAGCTTTCGCCAGAAGCCATTCCAGTGGTGGCCTATGGCAACCTCATTACTGAGGATCTCCTCGACGTGCCCACGCACGGCTGGGTGAACCTGCACTTTTCTCTGCTTCCGGCGTGGCGAGGTGCAGCCCCAGTCCAGGCATCCATCGCTGCGGGTGATGAGGAAACAGGAGCCACGACGTTCCGCATTGACAAGGGCCTCGACACTGGTGACATTCTTGCCACTGTGGAAGAATCCATCCAGCCTACCGATACTGCTGATGATCTCCTTACGCGCTTAGCTTATTCCGGCGCGGACTTGCTCGTGCGCACGATGGATGGTCTCGAGGACGGCAGCATCACCCCGAAGCCGCAGCAGGGGGAGGCCACCTACGCGCACAAAATTGCTACGGAGGACGCCCGCATCGACTGGGCGGCGCCTGCCGACGTCATTGATCGCCACATCCGTGCGCATACCCCAGGCCCTGGCGCATGGACGCTACTGGGCGAATCCCGTCTCAAGGTTGGTCCGGTGACGGCGGCACCTCAGTTCTCGGAAGAGAATGATTCCGCCAGTAACGCTCTTCGCCCTGGTGAAGTTCGCGTGGCCAAGAAGGATGTCCTCGTGGGGACCGGCAGCAGTCCGGTTCGTTTGGGCCAGATTCAACCGCCCGGTAAGAAGATGATGAACGCCGCCGACTGGGGCAGGGGCCTCAGCAGCAAGATGACTCAGGATGGCAAGGATGAGGTGATCTTTTCATGA
- a CDS encoding RsmB/NOP family class I SAM-dependent RNA methyltransferase has translation MSGGFRSRSKSGDPADRGRKERGNTGQRGAQHSRGQRSGKSGGRPKGGRSQRAHAGSRPRGEGRDTRHSQADSLIQSARRCGVDVPRAVAFDVLRRVDADDAFANLTLPRALSANKLSGRDAAFATELTYGTLRTEGVLDAVISECASRGLEAMAPEVLTALRLGTYQVLYTRVEAHAAVDTTVRLVEAAGQEKAKGFANGIMRTITRTPAQEWFDKLTPVGELAAAAFRHAHPEWIARSFARALGNSDELEQALEADSQRPIVHLVARPGEITAEELALMTGCEEGRYSPYAVYLEQGDPGALEPVRQGMAAVQDEGSQLIARAVTEAPLSGEDTGRWLDLCAGPGGKAALMGAIARIESATVDAVEVSPHRAKLVEKTVGDLPVRVHTADGRTPGLEAGYDRILVDAPCSGLGALRRRPEARWRKSESDIAELTRLQTELLESALKLVRPGGVVVYSTCSPDLRETREIVDAALAEHGGEAEIHIEELDARDMLPTMGNIGSELSAQLWPHRHGTDAMFFAILRRVAD, from the coding sequence ATGAGCGGAGGATTCAGATCCCGAAGCAAGTCCGGGGATCCCGCTGACCGCGGCAGGAAAGAGCGAGGAAACACAGGCCAGCGCGGTGCCCAGCACTCGCGTGGACAGCGCTCCGGCAAGTCCGGTGGCCGGCCGAAAGGTGGGCGCAGCCAGCGCGCACATGCTGGAAGTAGGCCACGCGGTGAAGGCCGTGACACGCGCCATTCCCAGGCGGATTCACTGATTCAGTCGGCTCGCCGATGCGGAGTGGATGTGCCACGCGCGGTGGCCTTTGACGTGCTCCGTCGCGTCGATGCTGATGATGCCTTTGCCAACCTCACGCTGCCGAGGGCCTTGAGCGCTAACAAGCTCAGTGGGCGGGACGCTGCGTTCGCCACTGAGCTGACCTACGGCACCCTGCGTACCGAAGGGGTACTCGATGCGGTCATTTCTGAGTGCGCGTCCCGCGGCCTTGAGGCCATGGCCCCGGAGGTGTTGACCGCACTGCGCTTGGGAACCTACCAGGTGTTGTATACCCGCGTGGAGGCGCACGCTGCCGTCGATACCACTGTGCGCCTCGTCGAGGCAGCGGGGCAGGAGAAGGCTAAGGGGTTTGCTAACGGCATCATGCGCACCATTACGCGTACCCCAGCGCAGGAGTGGTTCGATAAGCTCACCCCAGTGGGTGAGCTTGCAGCGGCGGCTTTCCGCCACGCACATCCGGAGTGGATTGCGCGTTCCTTTGCACGCGCGCTCGGGAATTCGGACGAACTTGAACAGGCGCTGGAAGCGGACTCGCAGCGTCCCATCGTTCACCTCGTCGCGCGCCCGGGTGAGATCACCGCGGAAGAGCTGGCGCTCATGACCGGCTGCGAAGAAGGCCGGTATTCGCCCTATGCGGTCTACCTTGAGCAGGGCGATCCGGGTGCGCTGGAGCCGGTACGCCAGGGCATGGCTGCGGTCCAAGATGAAGGATCACAGCTCATTGCCCGTGCGGTAACTGAAGCTCCGCTCAGTGGCGAGGACACTGGCCGCTGGCTCGACTTGTGCGCGGGCCCCGGTGGGAAGGCAGCGCTCATGGGCGCCATTGCCCGTATCGAGAGCGCCACCGTTGACGCCGTGGAGGTTTCACCGCATCGTGCGAAACTCGTGGAGAAGACGGTGGGTGATTTGCCTGTTCGTGTGCACACCGCCGACGGGCGCACTCCCGGACTGGAAGCGGGGTATGACCGCATTCTTGTCGACGCCCCCTGTTCCGGGCTCGGAGCCTTGCGCCGACGTCCCGAGGCACGGTGGCGCAAGTCTGAGTCCGACATTGCTGAACTCACCCGCCTGCAGACAGAGCTGCTTGAGTCCGCTCTGAAACTCGTGCGCCCTGGCGGCGTGGTGGTGTACTCCACGTGTTCGCCAGACCTGCGCGAAACCCGCGAGATCGTCGATGCCGCACTCGCTGAGCACGGTGGCGAGGCGGAGATCCACATTGAGGAACTCGACGCCCGCGACATGCTGCCGACGATGGGCAATATTGGCTCCGAGCTGTCTGCCCAGCTGTGGCCGCACCGTCATGGCACGGATGCAATGTTTTTCGCTATCCTTCGCCGAGTAGCGGACTAG
- the rpe gene encoding ribulose-phosphate 3-epimerase, producing the protein MSAEKSGPIIAPSILAADFTQLGDEVRAVANADWIHVDIMDGHFVPNLSFGPDITATVDGITPQTLDVHLMIEEPEKWVETYAKAGADCIIFHVEAVADKDAAVALAHKIRNMGVRAGFSIKPGTPIEPWLDTLEHFDEVLVMSVEPGFGGQSFMPEQLDKVRTLRQTIDERGLDVLIEIDGGISAETIRESAEAGCDAFVAGSAIYKQDDKAAAVDELRRLATL; encoded by the coding sequence ATGTCTGCAGAAAAGTCTGGTCCTATCATTGCTCCGTCCATTTTGGCCGCTGACTTCACTCAGCTCGGTGATGAAGTCCGTGCAGTAGCCAACGCGGACTGGATCCACGTTGACATCATGGATGGTCACTTCGTTCCCAATCTGTCGTTCGGCCCGGACATTACCGCCACCGTAGACGGCATCACGCCCCAGACTCTCGACGTGCATCTCATGATTGAAGAACCCGAAAAATGGGTAGAAACATACGCCAAGGCGGGTGCTGATTGCATCATCTTCCACGTCGAAGCCGTAGCGGACAAGGACGCTGCCGTGGCTTTGGCCCACAAGATTCGAAACATGGGCGTGCGCGCGGGTTTCTCCATCAAGCCAGGCACCCCGATCGAGCCGTGGTTGGACACGCTTGAGCACTTTGATGAGGTTCTTGTCATGTCCGTTGAACCTGGCTTTGGTGGCCAAAGCTTCATGCCAGAGCAACTGGACAAGGTCCGGACGCTGCGCCAAACAATCGATGAGCGTGGCTTGGATGTGCTCATCGAAATCGATGGCGGCATATCTGCCGAGACCATTCGGGAATCCGCCGAAGCCGGCTGCGATGCATTTGTGGCAGGTTCGGCCATTTATAAGCAGGACGATAAGGCCGCTGCCGTTGACGAGCTACGCCGTCTAGCAACGCTGTGA
- the ribD gene encoding bifunctional diaminohydroxyphosphoribosylaminopyrimidine deaminase/5-amino-6-(5-phosphoribosylamino)uracil reductase RibD has product MLSPVIQHALRLAMEAGAQARGTTSPNPPVGAVILDAAGQVVGVGHTQPPGGPHAEIMALADAGDKARGGTAVVTLEPCNHTGRTGPCAQALVDASVSAVYYLHSDPTPQAGGGATTLARSGVTARQLDAPSGPQDVLIPWLTAASLGRPHVTLKFAQSLDGFTAAVDGTSQWITGERAREYVHEDRARRDAILIGTGTALADNPSLTARFPDGSLRETQPRRVVVGSRDVLQHGADNLGSLGFEQYATPEEALAELYSSGARDVLVEGGAGLAISMLEMGCVDAVQAYLGNVILGEGTGVLARAAASTLATAPRWQRTAVMELGDDLLVEYRKKGQ; this is encoded by the coding sequence ATGCTCTCACCAGTAATCCAGCATGCGCTGCGCCTCGCCATGGAGGCCGGCGCACAGGCGCGTGGTACGACGAGCCCCAACCCGCCCGTCGGTGCGGTCATCCTCGATGCGGCCGGTCAGGTCGTAGGCGTGGGCCACACTCAGCCACCGGGTGGGCCGCATGCGGAGATCATGGCTTTGGCAGACGCGGGGGACAAAGCCCGGGGTGGCACCGCAGTGGTGACCCTGGAGCCCTGCAACCACACCGGTCGTACGGGGCCCTGTGCACAGGCGCTTGTCGACGCCTCCGTTAGTGCCGTCTACTACCTCCACTCAGACCCAACCCCTCAAGCAGGGGGAGGAGCAACCACTCTCGCGCGGTCGGGGGTCACTGCCAGACAACTTGATGCCCCTTCTGGGCCACAGGATGTGCTCATCCCCTGGCTGACTGCCGCATCCCTGGGACGTCCTCACGTGACCCTGAAGTTCGCCCAGAGCCTCGATGGTTTCACAGCCGCCGTCGATGGCACGAGCCAGTGGATCACAGGCGAGCGGGCTCGCGAGTATGTTCACGAGGATCGCGCCCGGCGCGATGCCATTCTCATAGGCACTGGCACCGCACTAGCGGATAACCCCTCGCTCACCGCTCGCTTTCCAGACGGCTCGCTGCGTGAAACGCAGCCACGGCGTGTAGTAGTGGGCTCGAGGGACGTGCTTCAGCACGGCGCGGACAACCTTGGAAGCCTAGGCTTCGAGCAGTACGCCACCCCCGAGGAGGCACTGGCGGAGCTCTATTCGAGTGGCGCGCGCGACGTCCTTGTCGAAGGAGGGGCAGGCCTTGCCATCAGCATGCTGGAAATGGGCTGCGTGGATGCCGTGCAGGCCTACCTCGGCAACGTCATTCTCGGTGAGGGCACCGGGGTTCTCGCCCGTGCGGCGGCATCGACGCTGGCCACAGCCCCGCGCTGGCAGCGTACGGCCGTGATGGAACTGGGCGATGATCTGCTTGTTGAATACCGGAAGAAAGGACAATGA
- a CDS encoding riboflavin synthase — protein sequence MFTGLVEEIGRVDSVEKQGDAVRLGIAATTVLGDAALGDSIAVNGVCLTVAELGEGTFIADVMQESLNRSSLGGLEVGSAVNLERAVLPTTRLGGHIVQGHVDGTGELLSRTPSDNWDVLRFSLPQELAHYVVEKGSIAVQGTSLTVSAVGEDFFEVSLIPTTLRDTIFGSLEPGARVNLEVDVVAKYVEKMVHPNVTAYAAEG from the coding sequence GTGTTTACGGGACTTGTTGAAGAGATTGGTCGTGTCGATAGCGTGGAGAAGCAGGGCGATGCCGTGCGGCTTGGCATAGCGGCGACCACCGTTCTCGGGGATGCTGCGCTTGGTGACTCCATCGCTGTTAACGGTGTGTGCCTGACCGTGGCCGAGCTGGGCGAAGGCACCTTTATTGCTGACGTTATGCAGGAATCCCTCAACCGCAGTTCGCTTGGTGGGCTGGAAGTAGGTTCTGCAGTGAACCTAGAGCGCGCGGTGCTTCCGACGACACGGCTCGGTGGGCACATCGTCCAAGGACATGTGGATGGCACCGGAGAGCTACTGTCGCGCACGCCTTCTGACAACTGGGACGTGCTGCGCTTTAGCCTGCCTCAGGAACTAGCGCACTATGTGGTGGAGAAGGGATCCATTGCGGTGCAGGGCACCTCATTGACGGTTTCTGCCGTGGGGGAGGATTTCTTTGAGGTCTCTCTGATTCCGACTACTTTGCGCGATACCATCTTCGGTTCCTTGGAGCCTGGTGCACGGGTAAACCTCGAGGTAGACGTTGTAGCAAAGTATGTGGAGAAGATGGTTCACCCTAACGTCACCGCGTACGCGGCGGAGGGATAG
- a CDS encoding bifunctional 3,4-dihydroxy-2-butanone-4-phosphate synthase/GTP cyclohydrolase II, which produces MSAADSTFTLDSVDQAIADVAAGKAVVVVDNEDRENEGDLIFAAELATPELVAFMVRYSSGYICAPLLPDDCERLNLPPMMAVNQDVRHTAYTVTVDLANGSTGISATSRCDTIRALADPSSAPTDFTRPGHVVPLAARPHGVLERDGHTEAAIDLARLAGLRPAGVLCEIVSEEDPTDMARSPELRRFADKHGLTMISIEQLIEWRRHNEQQVTRQVETRLPTEHGEFKALGYQSGVDKREHIALVVGEVDDYAGAKDVPVRVHSECLTGDVFGSQRCDCGPQLQESLRAVQEAGRGIVIYLRGQEGRGIGLVNKLKAYSLQDGGMDTVDANVEQGLPEDAREYSVAGQILRDIGVKSVNLLTNNPHKGEGLQGFGIDASARTALATPATAENIAYLRTKRDRMGHDLPQVAEWDKKHS; this is translated from the coding sequence ATGAGCGCCGCAGATTCCACCTTCACTTTAGATAGCGTCGACCAAGCCATCGCCGATGTTGCGGCTGGCAAAGCGGTTGTCGTCGTGGACAACGAGGACCGCGAAAACGAGGGTGACCTCATCTTCGCCGCAGAATTGGCCACGCCTGAGCTCGTTGCCTTCATGGTGCGCTACAGCTCCGGCTACATTTGTGCACCGCTGTTGCCCGATGATTGTGAGCGCCTGAACCTTCCACCCATGATGGCCGTCAACCAGGATGTTCGCCACACGGCCTACACCGTGACGGTGGACCTGGCTAACGGCTCCACCGGAATTTCTGCCACCTCGCGCTGCGACACCATCCGCGCGTTGGCGGATCCGTCGTCAGCACCTACTGACTTCACTCGCCCCGGTCACGTCGTTCCCCTCGCTGCTCGCCCCCACGGCGTACTTGAGCGTGACGGCCACACCGAGGCCGCTATCGACCTTGCTCGTCTGGCGGGCCTACGCCCGGCAGGAGTGCTGTGTGAGATCGTCTCTGAAGAGGATCCGACCGATATGGCTCGTTCCCCGGAGCTGCGCCGTTTTGCGGATAAGCACGGTCTGACGATGATCTCCATCGAGCAGCTCATTGAGTGGCGCCGCCACAATGAGCAGCAAGTGACTCGCCAGGTAGAGACCCGCCTGCCCACTGAGCATGGTGAGTTCAAGGCGCTGGGTTACCAGAGTGGCGTCGACAAGCGCGAGCACATTGCCCTCGTCGTGGGTGAGGTTGATGATTACGCCGGTGCTAAGGACGTACCCGTGCGTGTTCATTCCGAGTGTCTTACCGGAGATGTCTTCGGCTCCCAGCGCTGTGACTGTGGTCCGCAGCTTCAGGAATCTCTCCGCGCAGTGCAGGAAGCTGGGCGCGGAATCGTTATCTACCTGCGGGGTCAGGAAGGCCGTGGCATTGGTCTGGTGAACAAGCTCAAGGCCTACAGCCTGCAGGATGGCGGCATGGATACCGTTGACGCAAATGTGGAGCAGGGCCTGCCGGAGGATGCCCGTGAATATTCCGTCGCCGGCCAGATTCTGCGGGACATCGGAGTTAAGTCCGTCAACTTGCTTACCAACAACCCTCACAAGGGCGAAGGCCTGCAGGGCTTTGGCATTGATGCCTCCGCGCGTACCGCCTTGGCAACCCCGGCTACCGCGGAGAACATTGCTTACCTGCGCACCAAGCGCGACCGCATGGGCCATGATCTGCCCCAGGTGGCAGAGTGGGATAAGAAGCACTCTTAA
- the ribH gene encoding 6,7-dimethyl-8-ribityllumazine synthase: protein MSKEGLPTPKKVSGEGLRVAVVTATWNEEICDQLHRRAIETAEEAGAEVTAVRVVGALELPVVVQAAARTHDAVVALGCVVRGGTPHFDYVCDSVTQGLTRIALDESTPVGNGVLTVNEYDQAVDRAGFENSAEDKGAESMHAALETVHTLRTLNGSNAQ from the coding sequence ATGAGCAAAGAAGGCCTGCCGACCCCGAAGAAGGTCTCCGGCGAAGGACTGCGCGTGGCCGTGGTCACGGCGACGTGGAACGAGGAGATCTGCGATCAGCTCCATCGTCGTGCCATAGAGACTGCTGAGGAGGCCGGCGCGGAGGTCACCGCCGTGCGCGTAGTCGGCGCACTAGAGCTTCCCGTCGTGGTGCAGGCCGCCGCACGGACGCACGACGCCGTTGTCGCCTTAGGCTGTGTTGTTCGTGGTGGAACCCCGCACTTTGATTATGTGTGTGACTCGGTAACGCAAGGTTTGACGCGCATCGCGTTGGACGAGTCAACACCAGTAGGAAATGGCGTGCTCACCGTGAACGAGTATGACCAAGCCGTGGATCGCGCTGGCTTTGAGAACTCCGCTGAAGACAAGGGCGCGGAATCTATGCACGCAGCTTTAGAAACAGTGCACACGTTGCGTACACTGAACGGGTCGAACGCGCAGTAG